Proteins encoded by one window of Cyclobacteriaceae bacterium:
- the speB gene encoding agmatinase, which translates to MATLLGIPLDENSSFLEGTRFAPQAIRDAFHSTSTNYCTESGIDLQSDKRWKDAGDLMLGPMPQAISEIELAVKNQIEAGNKILCLGGDHSITFPIVKAVAATHKNLNILHIDAHADLYDDFEGNPHSHASPFARIMEHGLAKRLVQVGIRTLNPHQRDQAKRFGVELIEMKDWSDNQAFSFDGPLYISLDMDALDPAFAPGVSHHEPGGFSTRQVLSIIQNLKSNIVGADIVELNPSRDIHNMTAMTAAKFLKELLAKMIS; encoded by the coding sequence ATGGCTACCCTCTTAGGTATTCCACTTGATGAAAATTCATCTTTCCTGGAAGGCACCCGGTTTGCACCGCAGGCTATTCGCGATGCCTTTCATTCAACCTCAACAAACTATTGTACTGAATCCGGAATTGATCTCCAGTCCGATAAGCGTTGGAAAGATGCAGGTGACCTGATGCTGGGGCCCATGCCGCAAGCCATTTCAGAAATTGAACTTGCGGTAAAAAATCAAATTGAAGCAGGAAATAAAATTCTATGCCTGGGTGGCGATCACTCCATCACCTTCCCCATCGTTAAGGCAGTGGCTGCAACCCACAAGAATTTGAACATTCTCCACATTGATGCCCATGCAGATTTGTATGACGACTTCGAAGGAAATCCACACTCACACGCCAGTCCGTTTGCGCGCATCATGGAACACGGATTGGCTAAGCGATTGGTACAGGTGGGCATTCGCACGCTCAACCCACATCAGCGTGACCAAGCCAAACGATTCGGGGTAGAACTAATTGAAATGAAAGACTGGAGTGACAACCAGGCTTTTTCCTTTGATGGTCCACTTTACATTTCATTGGATATGGATGCATTGGATCCTGCATTTGCGCCTGGGGTTTCGCATCATGAACCGGGTGGATTTTCTACCCGCCAGGTGTTGAGCATTATCCAAAATCTGAAATCGAACATAGTCGGTGCCGATATTGTAGAACTAAATCCTTCGCGGGACATCCATAACATGACGGCCATGACCGCAGCTAAATTTTTAAAGGAACTTTTGGCTAAAATGATTAGCTGA
- a CDS encoding class I SAM-dependent methyltransferase has translation MAKDYFSGHSKLYATFRPTYPEALYEFIFKHVRQFDKAWDCATGNGQVAHVLAKHFKQVYATDISSEQIKHAHQEKNIVYKVEPAEQTSFANNQFDLITVAQAMHWLQPEDFFREVTRVVKPGAILAVWGYANCFVNSEIDKHFVHFYQHIVGPYWDKARVLIEQHYQPISFPFEEIPSPPFQIQVNWNLEQFAGYITTWSATQKYICTTANDPVPEFMERIKPYWKNEMPVTFPIFLRLMRVK, from the coding sequence ATGGCCAAGGATTACTTCTCCGGGCATTCAAAACTGTACGCCACCTTCCGGCCAACCTACCCGGAAGCGTTATATGAATTTATTTTCAAGCATGTAAGGCAATTTGATAAAGCGTGGGATTGTGCCACAGGCAATGGACAAGTGGCACACGTGTTGGCCAAGCACTTCAAACAGGTGTATGCAACTGATATCAGCAGTGAGCAAATTAAACATGCGCATCAGGAAAAGAATATTGTTTACAAAGTAGAGCCTGCAGAGCAAACTTCTTTTGCCAATAATCAATTTGATCTGATTACAGTTGCCCAGGCCATGCATTGGCTTCAACCTGAAGATTTTTTTCGTGAAGTAACGCGTGTTGTCAAACCTGGGGCTATTCTGGCAGTTTGGGGGTACGCGAATTGTTTTGTCAATTCAGAAATCGATAAACACTTTGTGCATTTCTATCAACACATTGTAGGGCCGTATTGGGATAAAGCACGTGTGTTAATTGAGCAACATTATCAACCCATATCATTTCCGTTTGAAGAAATACCGTCACCTCCATTTCAGATTCAGGTTAACTGGAATCTCGAGCAGTTTGCCGGATACATCACTACCTGGTCGGCTACGCAAAAATATATTTGCACAACTGCTAACGATCCGGTTCCTGAATTTATGGAGCGCATAAAACCATATTGGAAAAATGAAATGCCTGTAACATTTCCAATATTTCTCAGACTAATGCGGGTAAAGTAA
- a CDS encoding NAD(P)-dependent alcohol dehydrogenase — MKASTRTTYGPPDVITVKDIEKPTPKANEILVRVHATTVNRTDCGALWGKPFVYRFFIGLFKPRNSITGTDFAGIIEAVGEQVREFKIGDRVFGFDDNTLPSHAEYMAIDCKKPIAKIPDGFTYEQAAASAEAAHYAYNFLNKVKLKSGDKVLVNGGTGGIGSAAIQFLKSMDIFVTAVCHSQYDDRVRALGPDRIIHYDKEDFTQDYEKYDFVFDAVGKSSFKPCTKILKDNGIYISSELGPGAENLYLPLLTSIKGGKKVIFPLPVDILKSLAYVADLAEKGKFKPLIDRTYTLDEIKEAFEYVNSGQKIGNVIIKISKDS; from the coding sequence ATGAAAGCTTCAACCCGAACAACGTACGGTCCACCTGATGTTATTACTGTAAAAGATATTGAAAAGCCAACGCCAAAAGCAAACGAAATTCTAGTTCGTGTTCACGCTACAACTGTTAACCGTACCGACTGCGGAGCACTTTGGGGAAAGCCGTTTGTATACCGATTCTTCATTGGATTATTCAAACCCAGAAACTCCATTACCGGTACTGACTTTGCCGGAATAATTGAAGCTGTGGGTGAACAAGTACGTGAATTTAAAATTGGCGATCGGGTTTTTGGATTTGATGACAATACCCTGCCCTCGCATGCTGAATACATGGCTATTGACTGCAAGAAACCGATAGCTAAAATCCCAGATGGTTTTACCTACGAACAGGCTGCAGCCAGCGCGGAGGCTGCGCATTATGCGTATAACTTTTTGAACAAGGTAAAGCTTAAGTCGGGAGATAAGGTACTGGTCAATGGCGGAACCGGTGGCATCGGCTCGGCAGCCATTCAGTTTTTAAAGAGTATGGATATTTTTGTAACGGCTGTGTGCCACTCGCAATACGATGATCGCGTTCGCGCATTAGGTCCAGACCGCATTATTCATTACGACAAAGAAGATTTTACTCAGGATTACGAAAAATATGATTTCGTTTTTGATGCTGTAGGTAAGAGTTCATTCAAACCCTGCACAAAAATTTTAAAAGACAACGGCATTTATATTTCATCCGAGCTAGGCCCTGGTGCTGAAAATTTATACTTACCCTTACTGACTTCCATTAAAGGCGGCAAAAAAGTAATCTTTCCCCTTCCCGTTGATATTTTGAAAAGTCTGGCTTACGTGGCTGACCTGGCCGAGAAAGGAAAATTCAAACCGCTTATTGATCGTACTTACACGTTAGATGAAATCAAAGAAGCTTTCGAATATGTGAATTCAGGGCAGAAGATTGGAAATGTGATTATTAAAATTTCCAAGGATTCTTGA
- a CDS encoding CHAT domain-containing protein — protein sequence MRILSFILLFGISFSLAGQDWLTKAMGDAGAEAKAKLDSVDFQFTISVNENSGFIDVEQKGEMWTRGFYTYKEEATKTKVEQARDIMERAIAYYRARWFLLAEVEFNNAKSFMEQNNLTNEVIYLRCVSTMALVYLAQSKFQLADEFIEWSLTSSENTRGINSAAYVSNLNSKAKLLQQQGQYNEAEKIFDLALRKCESRFTNESLQYAILLNNKAMLYQTMGRFDEAIAEMDRSVIVAQKALKETNFIKGKKSFESRQFLSNQASVNQAAGKFDNAEKIYLSIKTIYENKLQKNSPEYANVLNQLGILYIQMGKMDKVEALLKTSSDVYKKKFTEQHPSFAKVTADLGNFYRMQGRNAEAETLLNKALSIRESTLGVNHPDYARSQEDMAILFWKTGRLDKAYMMYRDVMDKTIDFINQYFPPMSEAEKTKYWDITAPRFQRFFNFAIEAHIEQSPVVQDFYDYHIATKAILLNATNKVKEAILKGTDENLKKDYLQWLDQKEQLARLYAYSKEELKEQKIDLADLERKANAMERSLSERSSDFSAGYSTSKISYKQILSLLTDTEAVVDIVRVRKFDQDFTNESRYVALVLKKGLEMPRLVVLENGNQLETRYARFYRNAIHEKMADTYSYEQYWSKIEPEVSTRKVVYLSPDGVYNQLNLNTLKKPEGDYVLNRYDLVIIGNSKDLMTLKAKKTVAPKKNAFLLGFPDYATADISSLPGTKTEVDAVAKLLKASGYQVNQVMEKNATESNVKKLKGPTLVHIATHGYFLQDVEGAGGSVFGVNAENASNNPLLRSGLILAGAGHALSGGGTDISSNDNGVLTAYEAMNLNLEGTNLVVLSACETGLGDVKSGEGVYGLQRAFLVAGADAMIMSLWKVDDAATQQLMTSFYSNWLKLGNKQKAFKQAQLQLMTKYKDPYYWGAFVMMGM from the coding sequence ATGCGTATTCTATCATTTATTCTGCTGTTTGGTATTTCGTTTTCACTTGCCGGCCAGGACTGGCTGACTAAAGCCATGGGGGATGCTGGTGCGGAAGCAAAAGCCAAATTGGATTCCGTTGATTTTCAGTTCACCATTTCGGTAAACGAAAACTCTGGTTTTATTGATGTGGAGCAAAAGGGTGAGATGTGGACACGTGGTTTTTACACATATAAAGAGGAAGCCACCAAGACAAAAGTTGAGCAAGCACGTGATATTATGGAGCGCGCTATTGCATACTATAGAGCACGTTGGTTTCTCCTGGCAGAAGTTGAATTCAACAACGCGAAAAGTTTTATGGAGCAAAATAACCTCACGAATGAGGTTATCTACTTGAGATGCGTCTCTACTATGGCATTGGTTTATCTGGCCCAATCCAAATTTCAACTGGCAGACGAGTTTATTGAGTGGTCACTTACTTCTTCTGAAAATACACGTGGAATAAATAGTGCAGCTTATGTTTCAAACCTAAATAGTAAGGCCAAGCTATTGCAACAACAAGGACAATACAATGAGGCTGAAAAAATATTTGATCTTGCCTTACGCAAATGTGAGAGTCGATTTACAAATGAAAGTCTTCAGTATGCGATTCTCTTAAATAACAAAGCTATGCTCTATCAAACGATGGGTCGTTTTGATGAGGCTATAGCTGAAATGGATAGATCAGTTATTGTTGCGCAGAAGGCGTTAAAGGAAACAAATTTTATAAAAGGTAAAAAATCATTCGAGAGCCGACAATTTTTATCTAATCAGGCGAGCGTTAACCAGGCAGCTGGCAAATTCGATAACGCAGAAAAAATTTACCTTTCCATAAAAACCATATACGAAAATAAGCTTCAAAAGAATAGTCCGGAGTATGCTAACGTACTGAATCAATTGGGTATCCTCTACATTCAAATGGGTAAAATGGATAAGGTTGAAGCTTTATTAAAAACTTCATCAGATGTCTATAAGAAAAAATTCACCGAACAACATCCATCCTTCGCCAAAGTAACAGCTGATCTGGGCAACTTCTATCGCATGCAAGGCAGGAATGCCGAGGCTGAAACGTTGTTGAATAAAGCACTGAGCATTCGGGAAAGTACATTGGGCGTTAACCACCCCGATTATGCGCGTTCCCAGGAAGACATGGCCATTCTGTTTTGGAAAACTGGTCGGTTGGATAAGGCCTACATGATGTACCGCGATGTGATGGACAAAACCATCGACTTCATCAACCAGTATTTTCCTCCCATGAGTGAGGCCGAAAAAACCAAATACTGGGATATTACCGCGCCTCGCTTTCAACGCTTTTTCAATTTTGCCATTGAAGCGCATATTGAACAAAGTCCGGTGGTGCAGGATTTTTATGATTACCACATCGCTACCAAGGCTATTTTGCTGAATGCTACCAACAAGGTGAAAGAGGCTATTCTGAAAGGCACAGATGAAAATCTGAAGAAAGATTATTTACAATGGCTCGATCAGAAAGAACAGTTGGCAAGACTTTATGCGTACTCCAAAGAAGAATTAAAAGAACAAAAAATTGATTTGGCTGATCTGGAGCGAAAGGCCAATGCCATGGAACGATCACTCTCCGAACGTTCTTCCGATTTCTCTGCCGGATACTCCACATCAAAAATCAGTTATAAGCAAATTCTTTCTTTGCTTACCGATACCGAAGCCGTTGTGGATATCGTTCGCGTGCGCAAATTCGATCAGGATTTTACCAATGAGTCGCGGTATGTGGCGCTTGTATTGAAGAAAGGATTGGAGATGCCGCGCCTGGTGGTGTTGGAAAATGGCAACCAACTTGAAACGCGTTACGCCAGGTTTTATCGTAACGCCATTCATGAAAAAATGGCTGATACCTATTCGTATGAACAATACTGGAGCAAGATTGAGCCGGAAGTGTCTACGAGGAAGGTTGTTTACCTCTCACCGGATGGGGTGTACAATCAGCTTAACCTGAATACCCTAAAAAAACCGGAAGGCGATTATGTATTGAATCGCTATGACCTGGTGATCATCGGTAATTCAAAAGACCTGATGACGTTAAAGGCAAAGAAAACAGTGGCGCCAAAGAAGAATGCATTTCTGCTCGGCTTCCCGGATTATGCTACAGCTGATATATCATCACTGCCCGGTACCAAAACAGAAGTGGATGCGGTAGCCAAGCTTTTGAAAGCTTCTGGCTATCAGGTAAACCAGGTGATGGAGAAAAACGCAACCGAATCTAATGTAAAAAAATTAAAGGGCCCAACGCTGGTACATATCGCCACGCACGGTTATTTCCTTCAGGATGTGGAGGGAGCTGGTGGTTCCGTATTTGGTGTGAATGCAGAGAATGCTTCAAACAATCCGTTATTGCGTTCGGGTTTGATTTTAGCCGGAGCAGGTCATGCCCTTAGTGGAGGAGGCACCGATATTTCCAGCAACGATAACGGTGTACTTACGGCCTATGAGGCCATGAACCTGAACCTGGAAGGAACCAACCTGGTGGTGCTCAGCGCCTGCGAAACAGGACTGGGAGATGTAAAATCGGGTGAAGGAGTTTACGGTTTGCAACGGGCATTCCTCGTGGCTGGTGCTGATGCGATGATTATGAGTTTATGGAAAGTGGATGATGCCGCCACACAACAACTCATGACCAGCTTTTACTCCAACTGGCTCAAACTAGGCAACAAACAAAAAGCTTTCAAGCAGGCCCAACTCCAACTCATGACCAAATACAAAGACCCGTATTACTGGGGTGCGTTCGTGATGATGGGAATGTGA
- a CDS encoding class I SAM-dependent methyltransferase encodes MKLTRPQAEAIIQVLKEVLFNDRYADKALEKVFKTLKSREADRGLIAETSYDIIRYYRLLTTISQSESLWKILGAWAIHNHYTLDGWKEFASLNAKEIHQRYEAAKKERKIRESIPDWLDELGEAELEEGWDLMLPELNRVPPIALRVNTLKISVEELQAKLQEEGFSTELNDQFPEGLQLSERKNIFQSNAFQDGLFEVQDFGSQQIVPYLQAEPGMRVIDACAGTGGKSLHLAAKMQNKGRLISMDVAEWKLEEFKVRARRAGVHNFETRTIESPKSIKRLHETADRLLLDVPCSGLGVLKRNPDARWKLKPEYITKIRNTQQAILNDYALMVKPGGKLVYSTCSILPSENENQVKQFLDQHPAFQLEEEITIKPSMLTDGFYMARIKRLEI; translated from the coding sequence ATGAAATTAACCCGTCCACAGGCAGAAGCCATCATACAGGTTTTAAAAGAAGTGCTTTTTAACGACCGCTATGCCGACAAAGCCCTTGAAAAGGTTTTTAAAACGCTTAAGTCGCGGGAGGCTGATCGCGGACTCATTGCTGAAACCAGCTACGACATCATCCGGTACTACCGGTTGCTCACCACCATCAGCCAAAGCGAAAGCCTGTGGAAAATTCTTGGCGCCTGGGCCATTCATAATCACTACACCTTGGATGGATGGAAGGAATTTGCCTCGCTGAATGCCAAAGAAATTCATCAACGGTACGAAGCAGCAAAAAAAGAACGAAAAATCAGGGAATCCATCCCGGATTGGCTGGATGAGTTGGGTGAGGCTGAATTGGAAGAGGGCTGGGATTTAATGTTGCCAGAACTCAATCGCGTACCTCCGATAGCACTCCGGGTTAACACGTTGAAAATTTCTGTGGAAGAACTACAAGCAAAACTTCAGGAAGAAGGATTTTCAACCGAGCTGAACGATCAATTTCCGGAAGGACTTCAACTTAGTGAACGAAAAAATATTTTTCAGTCGAACGCCTTTCAAGATGGCCTGTTTGAAGTTCAGGATTTTGGCTCACAGCAAATCGTGCCTTACCTTCAGGCTGAACCCGGCATGCGGGTTATTGATGCCTGTGCAGGCACTGGTGGAAAATCATTACACCTCGCTGCTAAAATGCAAAACAAAGGTCGGCTGATTTCCATGGATGTTGCTGAATGGAAACTGGAAGAATTTAAAGTCCGCGCCCGCAGAGCGGGGGTTCATAATTTCGAAACACGCACCATTGAATCACCAAAATCCATCAAGCGCCTGCACGAAACAGCTGATCGGTTATTGCTGGATGTCCCTTGCTCCGGACTGGGGGTTCTAAAACGAAATCCGGATGCACGTTGGAAACTAAAACCAGAGTACATCACAAAAATCAGGAATACGCAACAAGCTATCTTAAACGACTATGCCCTGATGGTTAAGCCAGGAGGCAAGTTGGTGTATTCAACCTGCAGCATACTGCCATCCGAAAATGAAAACCAGGTGAAACAGTTTCTAGATCAGCATCCCGCATTTCAACTTGAAGAAGAAATAACCATCAAGCCTTCGATGCTTACGGATGGCTTTTATATGGCCCGGATAAAAAGGCTGGAGATTTGA
- a CDS encoding lysophospholipid acyltransferase family protein — protein sequence MKLLGKLYTFWVIVVFSVFMIILLPGIMIPFLLGNRFSWIGYKFLWIWSWIFSVFTFIRYEFHGKENFEKGKSYIYVSNHTSFLDIPGIRLIIPGEFRPIAKKELLKIPVFGFIVKAATVVVDRSSHESRKKSMEYAKRILSHGISMLIFAEGTQNRTKELLQPFKDGAFRIAIDTQTPILPMVVINAGKLMPPGKLSIRPGKIKVIALPEISVEGLTTTDASALKQKTFERMKVELIKHHSTNF from the coding sequence GTGAAGCTACTCGGCAAACTTTATACATTCTGGGTAATTGTGGTATTCAGTGTATTCATGATTATCCTCCTACCCGGAATCATGATTCCCTTTTTGCTGGGCAACCGTTTTAGCTGGATCGGCTACAAATTTCTTTGGATATGGTCGTGGATATTCAGTGTATTCACATTTATCCGATATGAGTTTCATGGAAAGGAAAATTTTGAAAAAGGCAAGTCGTACATCTACGTAAGCAACCACACTTCCTTTTTGGATATACCCGGCATTCGCCTGATTATTCCCGGAGAATTCAGACCGATTGCGAAAAAAGAACTACTCAAAATCCCCGTATTCGGCTTTATTGTAAAAGCAGCAACCGTTGTGGTGGACAGAAGCAGTCATGAAAGCCGGAAAAAAAGTATGGAATACGCCAAACGAATTCTTTCCCACGGAATTTCCATGCTGATTTTTGCCGAAGGGACACAAAACAGAACCAAAGAACTGCTGCAACCTTTTAAAGATGGTGCATTCCGCATTGCCATTGACACACAAACACCCATCCTTCCTATGGTGGTGATTAATGCAGGTAAACTCATGCCACCGGGAAAGCTTTCCATTCGGCCAGGCAAAATTAAAGTGATTGCTTTACCCGAAATTTCTGTTGAAGGCTTAACAACAACTGATGCGTCTGCACTTAAACAAAAAACCTTTGAACGGATGAAAGTGGAATTAATCAAGCACCATTCAACGAATTTTTGA
- a CDS encoding PQQ-dependent sugar dehydrogenase has protein sequence MKLMYRVLLYFFIVNASITLHAQLLPEGFAQELLAENLDPTDMVLAPDGRIFITIKSGQIVIVENEQLLPGTFLTLSVDNFNERGLGHMVLDPDFETNNYYYIYYTVPGTNRNRVSRFTANGNFTLPGSETILLDLDPMAGAIHNAGAMAFGTDGKLYIATGDGANANSAQQLTNLLGKILRINKDGSIPEDNPFYTSTSGNNRAIYALGLRNPFSLDIQPGTGKIFTCDVGQANWEEVNEILPGRNYGWPLIEGMRTTQTPPTNYQDPFYTYSHAEGCAIVGSSFYNPEVHAFPSEYSGAFLFADYCGGYIKRLNPVTAEVNTFITGINRPLVIRTAPDGSVYYIARAGQGGGSEGDNTSTNNGSLWKVTYTGAGPPVISSQPKNALQTVGETATFAVSAFGSQPLTYQWKENDTEIPGATENTYTTTPLLLADDGKQFTCTISNAFGSITSSSATLTVTSNTRPVPAIQTPIEGSTYRAGAVLSLQGSATDAEDGTLTENQLTWRIEFHHDTHTHPALGNTSGFYELDYLIPQIGETAANVWYRIYLTAQDSEGFTQTVYRDVFPEVSEFTLNTNPSGLTLLVDGQPINTPATITSVVGVTRTIEAPATQTAGSELYVFNQWIDGQTRLFTFDTPEGDITYGATYSPVPIGNGDGLKGFYFSDQSRTFNGTATLTRTDPQINFDWGGGSPASSISTDNFTARWRGEVLAQFTDTYTFSVVADDGVRLWINNELIIDKWIPQAPTEWSGTINLEAEKRYPVTLEFFEEGGGAVIRLLWQSTLLPKQVIPQSQLFTELITSAEEPAHADVAFYPNPVEDYLIIKLKDYSGNRWILLNSVGQEVAKGVVTEKEEIIHLNNHPSGFYILMLPGLKTGVHRIIKK, from the coding sequence ATGAAACTAATGTACCGGGTTCTGCTTTACTTTTTTATTGTCAACGCATCAATAACGCTTCACGCGCAGCTACTACCTGAGGGTTTTGCACAAGAACTGTTGGCTGAGAACCTCGACCCGACTGACATGGTACTAGCGCCAGATGGCAGAATTTTTATCACCATAAAAAGCGGCCAGATTGTAATTGTTGAAAATGAACAATTGTTACCCGGAACATTTCTCACCCTTTCCGTTGACAATTTCAATGAGCGTGGATTAGGTCACATGGTACTCGATCCCGATTTTGAAACGAATAACTATTATTACATCTATTATACCGTTCCAGGAACCAACCGTAACCGGGTAAGCCGTTTTACCGCCAATGGAAATTTTACTTTACCCGGCAGTGAAACCATTCTCCTTGATCTTGACCCAATGGCAGGTGCCATTCATAATGCAGGTGCCATGGCATTCGGTACAGACGGCAAGTTATACATAGCTACCGGTGATGGTGCGAATGCAAACAGTGCGCAGCAACTTACTAACCTATTAGGTAAAATTCTTCGCATTAACAAAGATGGCAGCATACCGGAAGACAATCCCTTTTACACATCAACTTCAGGAAATAATCGGGCGATATATGCACTTGGACTACGAAATCCGTTTTCGTTGGACATCCAGCCCGGCACCGGAAAAATTTTTACTTGCGATGTAGGTCAGGCAAACTGGGAGGAAGTGAATGAAATTTTACCCGGAAGAAATTACGGTTGGCCGCTAATAGAAGGAATGCGCACTACGCAAACGCCACCCACTAATTATCAAGATCCTTTTTATACCTATAGTCACGCAGAGGGTTGCGCAATCGTAGGGTCATCGTTTTATAATCCGGAAGTTCATGCTTTCCCAAGCGAATATTCGGGTGCATTTTTATTTGCCGATTATTGTGGTGGATACATCAAACGATTAAACCCAGTCACGGCTGAAGTAAACACATTTATAACAGGCATAAACAGGCCTTTGGTTATTCGTACCGCTCCGGATGGATCAGTATATTACATTGCGCGTGCAGGGCAAGGAGGCGGCTCGGAGGGAGATAACACGAGCACAAACAATGGCTCATTATGGAAAGTAACGTATACCGGAGCCGGGCCACCGGTAATTTCCAGTCAACCGAAAAATGCGCTTCAAACAGTAGGCGAAACTGCAACCTTCGCTGTCTCAGCTTTCGGGTCGCAACCACTCACCTACCAATGGAAAGAAAATGACACAGAAATACCGGGAGCAACGGAAAACACATACACGACTACACCACTTTTACTGGCTGATGACGGTAAACAATTTACGTGCACCATTAGCAATGCCTTTGGCAGCATTACCAGTTCATCAGCAACGTTAACTGTTACAAGTAATACGCGTCCAGTGCCAGCCATTCAAACACCCATCGAAGGATCAACCTATCGCGCAGGCGCTGTACTTTCTTTACAGGGTAGTGCTACCGATGCTGAAGATGGAACACTTACAGAAAATCAGCTGACCTGGAGAATTGAATTTCATCATGATACCCACACCCACCCTGCCTTAGGAAATACATCGGGGTTCTATGAACTGGATTACCTTATTCCGCAAATTGGGGAAACTGCTGCCAATGTTTGGTATCGCATTTACCTAACCGCGCAAGACAGTGAGGGATTTACGCAAACCGTGTACAGGGATGTGTTTCCTGAAGTTTCAGAATTCACGCTTAACACTAACCCATCAGGCCTTACCTTGCTGGTGGATGGACAGCCGATAAATACACCTGCAACCATCACCAGTGTAGTGGGTGTAACTCGAACCATTGAAGCACCTGCCACGCAAACTGCCGGAAGTGAACTTTATGTATTTAACCAATGGATAGATGGGCAAACCCGCTTGTTCACGTTTGATACTCCAGAAGGAGACATCACCTATGGAGCAACGTATAGCCCGGTTCCTATAGGAAACGGGGATGGTCTGAAAGGGTTTTATTTCTCCGATCAATCCCGAACATTTAATGGAACCGCTACGCTGACAAGAACCGATCCGCAAATAAATTTTGATTGGGGAGGCGGCTCTCCCGCTTCATCCATTTCGACCGATAATTTTACTGCACGTTGGAGAGGCGAAGTGTTGGCACAATTTACCGACACCTACACCTTTAGCGTGGTTGCCGATGATGGTGTAAGGCTGTGGATTAACAACGAGCTGATCATCGACAAATGGATACCACAGGCCCCAACCGAATGGAGCGGAACCATAAATCTGGAGGCAGAGAAACGTTATCCGGTCACGCTTGAATTTTTTGAAGAAGGAGGAGGAGCAGTGATCCGACTGCTTTGGCAAAGTACACTGCTACCGAAACAGGTTATACCACAATCGCAGTTATTTACCGAACTGATTACCAGCGCGGAAGAGCCTGCTCATGCTGATGTTGCGTTTTACCCTAACCCGGTTGAAGACTATCTGATCATTAAATTAAAAGATTATTCAGGTAACAGATGGATACTGTTGAATAGTGTCGGTCAGGAAGTTGCGAAAGGAGTTGTTACGGAAAAAGAAGAGATCATTCATTTGAATAATCACCCGTCTGGTTTTTATATACTGATGCTACCCGGATTAAAGACTGGTGTACACCGCATCATTAAAAAATAA
- the rsmG gene encoding 16S rRNA (guanine(527)-N(7))-methyltransferase RsmG → MQSAETIFQYFPELTNEQCNQFSQLYNLYSDWNEKINVISRKDVDNLYVNHVLHSLGIAKVLAFKLGAEILDVGTGGGFPGIPLAILFPETNFHLVDSIGKKIKVVNAVADALGLKNVRGEQIRAEQIKGQYDFIVSRAVTRLKEFYGWVHNKVKKESVHELDNGILYLKGGDLEEELNELRKPYALYNLSDYFKEEFFETKKVVYVPF, encoded by the coding sequence TTGCAATCAGCCGAAACTATATTCCAGTACTTTCCTGAACTGACCAATGAGCAGTGTAATCAGTTTTCACAGCTTTATAATCTTTACAGTGATTGGAACGAAAAAATTAATGTCATCTCCCGAAAGGATGTCGATAACCTCTATGTAAACCACGTTTTACATTCATTGGGCATTGCAAAAGTTCTGGCATTCAAACTAGGTGCGGAAATCCTTGATGTGGGTACTGGTGGGGGCTTCCCCGGAATACCGTTAGCCATTCTGTTTCCCGAAACCAATTTTCATCTGGTAGATTCCATCGGTAAAAAAATAAAAGTTGTAAATGCTGTAGCAGATGCGCTCGGTTTGAAAAATGTTCGTGGCGAACAAATTCGTGCAGAGCAAATCAAGGGTCAATATGATTTTATCGTAAGTCGTGCGGTTACCCGTTTGAAAGAATTTTATGGATGGGTACATAACAAAGTGAAAAAAGAATCTGTCCATGAACTGGACAACGGAATTCTATACTTGAAGGGTGGAGATTTGGAGGAAGAACTGAACGAGCTCCGAAAACCGTATGCGCTGTACAATCTTTCGGATTATTTCAAGGAGGAGTTTTTCGAAACTAAAAAGGTGGTGTACGTTCCGTTTTAA